In Methanomicrobiales archaeon, the DNA window TCCTCCTCCGCGAGGGCCTGGTCGACGAGGCGAGCGTGCTCGTCCACCCGGCGCTCGTGGGCGGAACGTCGCCCGCATCCATCTTCCGGGCGCCGGACCTGGCGCCGTCCGGGGGTGCGATCCCGCTCCGCCTGGTGCACCTGGAGCGGTTCGCGGGGGATATCGTCTGGCTGCGCTACGAGGTGGTGCGGGAGCGGGCGGAGTAGCCGGGACGGTTAACGGCAGTTCTGCGGGAGGGGGCTGCCGCGCTTCCCTCCCTCAACCGTTCACAACTGATGGCAACCGCTCTATTTTCTGCATCCGTGGCCACCGCACCCGCGGAATTGGTGTCCTCCCTTGGCATCAACGCGTGCGGGCGTGCCTGCTCGCCCGATCCTTCATGACCCTGTCTTTTTAACCGGTAGATACAATCTGGAATAGCATGAATGCGGAGATTGTGTCCTCCATCGAGTTCCAGATGGCTCTCCTCCTCTTCATCGCCCTCGCCGGATACATCCTGGCCACCCGCATCAACCAGTCGGCAGTCGTCGGGGAGATCCTGGTCGGGCTCATCATCGGTCCCAGTGTGCTCGGCTGGATCACCTATACGGACTTTGTCCAGACTCTGGCAGGTATCGGGGCCATCATCCTCCTCTTCGTCATCGGTTTCGAGTTCAAAATCGCGGATCTGATCAATCCCGGGTATGTGGTCATCGGCCTCAGCGGTATCGTCATCCCCTGGATAGGGGGCTACGGGACCGCCCTCCTCTTCGGATACGATGCGGCAAGCTCCATCTTCGTGGGGACGGCCCTCACCGCAACGAGCATCGCGATCACCGCAAACGTCCTTCGGGAGATCGGGGTGCTCCACACCGACGTCTCGAAGGCGATCATCGCCACCGCCGTGATCGACGATGTGCTCAGCCTGATTGCCCTCGCCCTCACCTCCGCCACCGTCACCGGCACGCTGACCGTCTTCGATGTCGAGCTGGTCCTCCTGAAGGAGCTCGGGTTCCTCATCGTCGCAGGCGTCATGGGGATTTACGTCCTTGCGCCATTCATCATCAAACTGGACAAGAGGCCCATCTGCAAGCAGTACCCGGAGTTTGTGTTCATCTTCGCGATGATGATCGCCTTCTTCTATGCGGTGGTGGCAGAGTACCTGGGCATCTCCGGCATCATCGGGGCTTTCATTGCGGGCGTCTCCATGGGGAGCGTCCGTCTCACGCACAGCAGGAGCATCCACGAGAGTGCGGAGTCCCTCTATATCATCTTTGCATCCATATTCTTCATCTCGCTCGGGATCCTCGTCGATGTCCACGCCGTCACGGAGCAGACGCTCCTCTTCCTTGTCGTGCTCACCATCGTAGCAATCATCACGAAAGTCGTTGGATGCGGTGCTCCTGCCAAAATCCTGGGGATGAGCTGGAGGGACTCGGCCATTCTCGGGTTCGGGATGGCGCCGCGGGGGGAGGTGGCGATGATCGTCGCCCTCCTGGGCCTGAATATGAGCCTGATCGGGCAGGACATCTTCACCTCCCTCGTGATGATGAGCCTGCTAACCACCATCATCACCCCGATCGTCTACCGTAACTGGTTCTACAGGGGGAGAAGCCCGGGGGAGTGCGTATCTCCCCTGGCGGACATGTCCCGGGAAGACGTATCGGAATGAGCAACGGTCCCATATCGGGACCGTTTTCCTGGCAGGGCCGGCGAAATGCCGGAGGCGTAAAGATGCTGCCGGGATGCTCTGGATCTTTTTAGTTTACTGGTCTGGGACCGTCTCGATGTTCCCTGGAGTGCAGGTCTCAACAGTCGCTGGGCTTATTACTTCTCAAAATAAAACATTTCAGGTAAAATTTTCTGGAGCGAGGGTATCTAAGCCAGGCCAAAAGAGTGGGACTTAAGATCCCATGGGTAGACCTTCGTGGGTTCGAATCCCACCCCTCGCATTCGGTCCAAGAACACCCGGTGGATGTCGCATCGCAGGAATTGGGGGGAGATGCACCGGCCAGCGGGTTTCAGAAATACTGGCACTGGGGAAAAGCTCTCCGGCGTATTTGTACACCTGTCCCGCGGATATTCCCTCGGTTCCGACAGCCGGATCCTCCCCTGCCCGCGCCCTTTCCGGGCCGCCCCCTCTCCCCCGCGGAGAGGGGGGATGCAGTGCGACAGGCCCGCATGGCTCTCTCCCATCGGGGCCGTCGCACGGAGGGGGTCTTTCCTGCGAATATGCCGTCCCGGAGCATTGTCCACCTTCGATGCGGATTTCAACAGAGCCGAAATACTGGATTTTAAATTCGCATGAAGAGTGTACTTTTACATATTTTTAAATTTCAGACTAAATTACATTCTTATAGAATAGAAAATTATTAATAGCATCACATGAAATTATCTCCAACCACGACCTCGTCCGTGCAAGGAGGTCTCCATGATCAAGAAGACAGTACAACGCCTGCTGGGCCTGCGCATCGCCGCACTCAATCAAGAGGGAATGGAGCACCTGCGGGAAGGGCGCTACAAGAGCGCCGTCGAGTGCTTCGATCAGGTTATCGCGGCCGATCCCGCGAATCCGCAGGCCTTCTTCGGGAAAGGGCGGTGCCTCAACAAGATGGGCTTTTTCGAGAGCGCCATCGCCTACTTCGACCGGGCTCTCGAGCTCGATCCGCGCTACGCCGACGCCGCATTCCAGAAGGGGATCAGCCTGGTATCCCTGGGGCGGGTCGAGGAAGGGCTGGCCAGTTTCGATCGGGTGCTTACCATCAATCCCGACTCCGCGGAAGCCTGGGACAACAAGGCGGTCTGCTACCAGCTCCTGGGCGATCGCGTCCAGGCCGAACGCTGCCTGGAAAAAGGCATGCAGCTCCGCGGGGAGAGCACGGATCTCAAGCCGCTGCTGGGGCGGTGGTATTCCAGCAGGTGATCCCTGCACGAGCGGCGGCATGCCCGGCTGGTCCGGGTATGGTTTCTCCGGGGAAGAAGGAAAAAAGTATTGTTAAGGATACACTGGTGCTTCATGATGACAGTCCCCTCCGGTGGGAGTGCAGGCTTCGTACCGGGGACTGCCGCGTCCCGGATCCCGCTGAAACTATAAAATCTTTGAGGTGCGTTTGCCTCAGCCATGGAGCGATCCGAAAAAGCCCCCGTCCCCGTTGAAGGTCTTTCGACCCTGCCGCGGCGGGATACGAAATAGCGACCTTCGCGGTGTCGGGATTGCTGGGAACCGCTGATCCGGCTCTTGCTGCTCCCGGCGGGCTCTGTCGCCGTACGTGGGCGAGCAAAGGGGAATCGCTCCTGTTGCCCGCCGCGCGATCTCCGGGCCCTTCGCGCCGGGGGAGGCGGTGGAGTCTCCCCCGGGGGCCAATCCCGTGGATCACCGTCGCGGCGATGAAGACAGTCCCCGATCACCGCGCCCCGTTCCCCGATCCGCCTCCCGCGACGGCGAGGAGGATCGGCTGTGCCGAACGTGCCCCCGCAGGCAGACACGCCCCGTCCCGGGACTGCATCCCCTCCGGGCGCGGCCCTATGCTGAGCCGGGGAGAGACGCAGGATTCCCGGCGGGATGCAGACCGGACGGCCCGGGCTGCGGACCCGATCCCCTCTACGGCATGAGGGCTTCGCCGCGACGGGATGCGATCGGGCGATCCGCCACCGGAATGCCGTCCGAACCCGTTCCGGATACCGCACCGCCTGCTGCCACAATGCGCGAAAATTGGCCCCCAGAGCAGCCTCCATCCCGGCTTCCCGCTGCTGGATCTCCCGAAGGCAGAATCCGGTGGCAGCGGGTGCGGGCATGGTTCGCCCCTGCCGCCCCGGGGTGGCATTCCGAAGGCATTCACAGTCCATATACTTTGTGCCGGCGGCCCGCTCCCGTACAGCCGGGCGACGATCGTGCGGGAACGGTTGCGCGCCGCGGCCAGGATCGCGGACGATTCAAAAAGAAGGGAGTCCCGCCGGGGCCTCCCGCAGGGCGAGCGATCTCTACCGCTCCCGCGTCCGCCAGTGCGGATCGGAGCCATCGGAGCCCGCACGGAGAGGGGGGGGGCGGCGATCGATCGGCTGGAACCCCTCTCCTCTTCGCGCTCCCCGCCGCGATCGGCAGCGGGAGCCCGGGCGCGCTGGCACCGCCGGGATCCGGGAGGCGGCACCCGCACGAGGCTCTGCCGATCGTCCCGGGGTCTCTGCTCCGGAACGGCCCCTCGGCAGCAGACCGCCCGCTGTTCCCCCTTCCCACAACCTTTAAATTCCCTTTCCCTCCATTAGGCTCCGATCACCGTCTGGATCACGAAGTGCTGATACCTGTCGAAGCAGTGCGACAGATGCACGGTGAGGTGAGGCATATGGCAGGAAAGGAGTACCGGTTGCCCGGCCGGGCGGAATCCTACTGGATCGCGACGACACCCCCGTCGCACTACCCCGCCCTGTCGGGAACGCAGGCGTTCGACGTGGCGATCCTGGGGGGCGGCATCGTGGGGATCACCGCCGCCCTCCTCCTGAAGGAGGCGGGGCTGAAGGTCGGTGTGATCGAGGCGGGCAGAGTGGTCCGGGGGGCCACCGGCCACACGACGGCGAAGATCACCTCCCAGCACGGTCTGATCTACGATCGGCTCGTTGAGCAGTTCGGACGGGAGCGGGCGCAGCAGTATGCCGCTGCCAACCAGGCGGCGATCGAGCAGATCGCCGATCAGGTGCATCAGCGGGACATCGCCTGCGACTTCGAGCGGAAGCCTGCGTACGTGTTCGCGGAGTCGGAGGAGGATCGCGAAGCGGTGCAGAGGGAGGCGAACGCTGCCCGGGGTCTCGGACTGCCCGCATCCTTCGTCGAGGACGTGCCGCTGCCCTTCGAGACGGAGGGAGCAGTACGGTTCGACGACCAGGCGCAGTTCCACCCCCGGAAGTACCTCTGCGCCCTGGCCCGGGAGATCCCCGGCGACGGGAGCGCGATATTCGAGGAGACGCGGGCGATCGCGATCCGGGACGGCGAGCCCGTTACGGTGGAGACGGAGCGGGGAACGGTGCAGGCGACGGACGTGATCCAGGCGACCCACTTCCCGTTCCACGATCAGCCGGGGCAGTACTTCAGGCGGATGCACCAGTCCCGCTCCTACGTCCTCGGGGTGCGGATCGACGAGCCGTTTCCGGACGGCATGTTCATCAACGTTCGGGCGCCCATCCACTCCCTGCGGTCCCAGGCGGCGGAGGGCGGGGAGCTGATCCTGGTGGTCGGCGAGGGGCACCGCACCGGGACGGGGGGAGGCACCACTGACCACTACCGCCGCCTGGAAGAGTGGGCCCGCTCCATCTATACCGTGCGCTCCATCGACTACCGCTGGTCCGCCCAGGACACGATGCCCGTTGACGGCGTCCCCTACATCGGCAGGCTGACCGGGGATCTCCCCCACCAGTACGTGGGGACGGGGTTTCACAAGTGGGGGATGAGCGGCGGCACCGCGGCGGCGATGATCCTCACCGACATGATCCGGGGGCGCCGCAACCCCTGGGAGGAGGTGTTCGACCCCTCGCGCTACAGGGAGACGGAGCGGAAGAAGCGGGAGAAGGGCCCCGCGGAAGAGCTCCCGACGGATCCCTCCCGCCTGAGGCCTGGCGGGGGTGCGATCCTGGCGATCGGGGGCAGGGAGACGGCCGTTTACCGCGACCCGCAGGGGCAGGTGCATGCCCTGGATCCGGCCTGCGGGCACATGGGCTGCACCGTCGCCTGGAACGACGCGGAGAAGAGCTGGGACTGCCCCTGCCACGGTTCGCGCTACACCGCCCTCGGGGAGGTGATCTGCGGGCCCACCGTGAGAGGTCTGCGGAATCGGGAGATGCCGGGGAGGTGAAGGCACCCTCACGCGGAGCGAGGGATCCGCAGGGCGTTCCCGATGACCGCGAGGGAGAGCCCCATGTCCCCGAACGCCACCGCCATCCAGAGGGTCACCAGGCCGGGGAAGGCGAGGGCGGCGATGCCG includes these proteins:
- a CDS encoding cation:proton antiporter; translation: MNAEIVSSIEFQMALLLFIALAGYILATRINQSAVVGEILVGLIIGPSVLGWITYTDFVQTLAGIGAIILLFVIGFEFKIADLINPGYVVIGLSGIVIPWIGGYGTALLFGYDAASSIFVGTALTATSIAITANVLREIGVLHTDVSKAIIATAVIDDVLSLIALALTSATVTGTLTVFDVELVLLKELGFLIVAGVMGIYVLAPFIIKLDKRPICKQYPEFVFIFAMMIAFFYAVVAEYLGISGIIGAFIAGVSMGSVRLTHSRSIHESAESLYIIFASIFFISLGILVDVHAVTEQTLLFLVVLTIVAIITKVVGCGAPAKILGMSWRDSAILGFGMAPRGEVAMIVALLGLNMSLIGQDIFTSLVMMSLLTTIITPIVYRNWFYRGRSPGECVSPLADMSREDVSE
- a CDS encoding tetratricopeptide repeat protein, with product MIKKTVQRLLGLRIAALNQEGMEHLREGRYKSAVECFDQVIAADPANPQAFFGKGRCLNKMGFFESAIAYFDRALELDPRYADAAFQKGISLVSLGRVEEGLASFDRVLTINPDSAEAWDNKAVCYQLLGDRVQAERCLEKGMQLRGESTDLKPLLGRWYSSR
- a CDS encoding FAD-dependent oxidoreductase, with the protein product MAGKEYRLPGRAESYWIATTPPSHYPALSGTQAFDVAILGGGIVGITAALLLKEAGLKVGVIEAGRVVRGATGHTTAKITSQHGLIYDRLVEQFGRERAQQYAAANQAAIEQIADQVHQRDIACDFERKPAYVFAESEEDREAVQREANAARGLGLPASFVEDVPLPFETEGAVRFDDQAQFHPRKYLCALAREIPGDGSAIFEETRAIAIRDGEPVTVETERGTVQATDVIQATHFPFHDQPGQYFRRMHQSRSYVLGVRIDEPFPDGMFINVRAPIHSLRSQAAEGGELILVVGEGHRTGTGGGTTDHYRRLEEWARSIYTVRSIDYRWSAQDTMPVDGVPYIGRLTGDLPHQYVGTGFHKWGMSGGTAAAMILTDMIRGRRNPWEEVFDPSRYRETERKKREKGPAEELPTDPSRLRPGGGAILAIGGRETAVYRDPQGQVHALDPACGHMGCTVAWNDAEKSWDCPCHGSRYTALGEVICGPTVRGLRNREMPGR